In one window of Arachis ipaensis cultivar K30076 chromosome B06, Araip1.1, whole genome shotgun sequence DNA:
- the LOC107646258 gene encoding LOW QUALITY PROTEIN: non-structural maintenance of chromosomes element 4 homolog B-like (The sequence of the model RefSeq protein was modified relative to this genomic sequence to represent the inferred CDS: substituted 1 base at 1 genomic stop codon), translating to MAKHQLNRADCRSTTINPKLRYERDEIARADSKMFELIFGEMERLHQLVTKPREQVVDAKALLDITKSLVMFVKGHANGVVTLSEFVSHIFEEFGGQGGSSTSTEGCTRIXIAWNGVGLSVSHVFKVGSSCCTMNGPIYAKVMQRKAVNRRSRKHVRPNELARLEELGGGLREVKADTDKNMLTMFNILRKNSVIKLENLILNRNSFAQTVENLFALSFLVKDGRAEIKVNEAGSQLVVSPRNAPRANAVRVGDVAFSHFVFRLDFKDWKLLIDFVGVVEDLMPRRE from the exons ATGGCCAAGCACCAATTGAATCGCGCCGATTGCCGCAGCACCACAATCAACCCCAAGCTTCGTT atgAAAGGGACGAAATCGCAAGGGCTGATTCCAAGATGTTTGAGTTGATATTTGGCGAAATGGAGAGGTTGCATCAACTAG TTACAAAACCAAGAGAACAAGTAGTTGATGCAAAGGCTCTGTTGGACATAACGAAATCCTTGGTAATGTTTGTGAAGGGGCATGCTAACGGTGTAGTCACTCTTTCAGAATTTGTATCGCACATTTTTGAAGAATTTGGAGGACAGGGTGGATCAAGTACTAGCACAGAAGGTTGCACCAGAATCTAAATAGCCTGGAATGGTGTTGGACTATCAGTATCACATGTTTTTAAAGTGGGTTCTAGCTGCTGTACAAT GAATGGTCCCATCTATGCTAAAGTAATGCAGAGGAAGGCTGTTAATCGTAGAAGTAGGAAGCATGTGAGGCCCAATGAATTGGCTCGGCTAGAAGAG cTTGGCGGAGGTCTAAGAGAAGTAAAAGCTGATACAGATAAAAATATGTTAACGATGTTTAACATCTTAAGGAAAAATAGTGTTATTAAGCTTGAGAATCTGATTTTGAATAGGAACTCCTTTGCTCAAACAGTGGAGAATTTATTCGCTTTATCATTCTTAGTCAAAGATGGGCGGGCTGAAATAAAAGTCAACGAGGCTGGATCACAACTAGTAGTGT CACCTAGAAATGCCCCTCGTGCAAATGCAGTTCGTGTTGGGGATGTTGCTTTCAGTCACTTTGTGTTCAGATTGGATTTTAAGGATTGGAAG
- the LOC107647905 gene encoding protein EMSY-LIKE 3-like isoform X2 yields the protein MYHHQHSHTDENVPPLNQNSTIASNGRSAPVAPLPHQKLQGNMDTLIHQIEKEAYSHVLLAFKCQSDVLTWEKADLMVELRKELRVSDDEHIQLLTQVNTNSTIHQIREWRKTSCYKPAQHVHDDSLHSTISSSPKKHNSSSQPGSYSLKNVQHRPAAPSSGRRLIINGSSYSVVPPKKPIQEEAIAGKARNEIHEAGIGINKAPMGKNGLYYDSGEANEMEEWVNLNKMRAEDTEWENEEGRPILRILRR from the exons ATGTATCATCATCAACATTCACACACTG ATGAGAATGTCCCTCCCTTGAATCAAAATAGCACCATAGCCAGCAACGGAAGATCTGCTCCAGTTGCCCCCCTTCCCCACCAGAAGTTGCAGGGAAACATGGACACTCTAATTCATCAAATTGAGAAGGAAGCATACTCTCATGTCTTGTTAGCCTTCAAATGTCAATCTGATGTTCTAACTTGG GAGAAAGCTGATTTGATGGTTGAGCTTCGGAAGGAGTTAAGGGTTTCGGATGATGAACACATACAACTTCTCACACAGGTGAATACCAATTCAACTATCCACCAAATAAG agagtggagaaaaactagcTGTTACAAACCAGCTCAGCATGTTCATGATGATTCACTCCATTCAACAATTTCATCTTCTCCAAAGAAACACAACTCATCATCCCAACCG GGTTCATATTCACTAAAGAATGTGCAGCATCGTCCTGCTGCTCCCTCTTCAGGACGAAGGCTCATCATAAATGGCAGCTCTTATAGTGTTGTTCCCCCGAAAAAACCTATTCAAGAAGAAGCGATAGCAGGAAAAGCTAGGAATGAAATCCATGAGGCTGGGATTGGAATTAACAAAGCTCCCATG GGAAAGAATGGTTTGTATTATGATTCTGGAGAAGCTAATGAGATGGAGGAATGGGTTAATCTCAACAAG ATGCGAGCTGAGGACACAGAATGGGAAAATGAAGAAGGACGGCCAATTCTTCGCATTCTCAGAAGATAA
- the LOC107647905 gene encoding protein EMSY-LIKE 3-like isoform X1, with the protein MYHHQHSHTDENVPPLNQNSTIASNGRSAPVAPLPHQKLQGNMDTLIHQIEKEAYSHVLLAFKCQSDVLTWEKADLMVELRKELRVSDDEHIQLLTQVNTNSTIHQIREWRKTSCYKPAQHVHDDSLHSTISSSPKKHNSSSQPFQYPNQLLQGSYSLKNVQHRPAAPSSGRRLIINGSSYSVVPPKKPIQEEAIAGKARNEIHEAGIGINKAPMGKNGLYYDSGEANEMEEWVNLNKMRAEDTEWENEEGRPILRILRR; encoded by the exons ATGTATCATCATCAACATTCACACACTG ATGAGAATGTCCCTCCCTTGAATCAAAATAGCACCATAGCCAGCAACGGAAGATCTGCTCCAGTTGCCCCCCTTCCCCACCAGAAGTTGCAGGGAAACATGGACACTCTAATTCATCAAATTGAGAAGGAAGCATACTCTCATGTCTTGTTAGCCTTCAAATGTCAATCTGATGTTCTAACTTGG GAGAAAGCTGATTTGATGGTTGAGCTTCGGAAGGAGTTAAGGGTTTCGGATGATGAACACATACAACTTCTCACACAGGTGAATACCAATTCAACTATCCACCAAATAAG agagtggagaaaaactagcTGTTACAAACCAGCTCAGCATGTTCATGATGATTCACTCCATTCAACAATTTCATCTTCTCCAAAGAAACACAACTCATCATCCCAACCG TTTCAGTACCCGAATCAATTGTTACAGGGTTCATATTCACTAAAGAATGTGCAGCATCGTCCTGCTGCTCCCTCTTCAGGACGAAGGCTCATCATAAATGGCAGCTCTTATAGTGTTGTTCCCCCGAAAAAACCTATTCAAGAAGAAGCGATAGCAGGAAAAGCTAGGAATGAAATCCATGAGGCTGGGATTGGAATTAACAAAGCTCCCATG GGAAAGAATGGTTTGTATTATGATTCTGGAGAAGCTAATGAGATGGAGGAATGGGTTAATCTCAACAAG ATGCGAGCTGAGGACACAGAATGGGAAAATGAAGAAGGACGGCCAATTCTTCGCATTCTCAGAAGATAA
- the LOC107647905 gene encoding protein EMSY-LIKE 3-like isoform X3 yields the protein MYHHQHSHTDENVPPLNQNSTIASNGRSAPVAPLPHQKLQGNMDTLIHQIEKEAYSHVLLAFKCQSDVLTWEKADLMVELRKELRVSDDEHIQLLTQVNTNSTIHQIREWRKTSCYKPAQHVHDDSLHSTISSSPKKHNSSSQPHRPAAPSSGRRLIINGSSYSVVPPKKPIQEEAIAGKARNEIHEAGIGINKAPMGKNGLYYDSGEANEMEEWVNLNKMRAEDTEWENEEGRPILRILRR from the exons ATGTATCATCATCAACATTCACACACTG ATGAGAATGTCCCTCCCTTGAATCAAAATAGCACCATAGCCAGCAACGGAAGATCTGCTCCAGTTGCCCCCCTTCCCCACCAGAAGTTGCAGGGAAACATGGACACTCTAATTCATCAAATTGAGAAGGAAGCATACTCTCATGTCTTGTTAGCCTTCAAATGTCAATCTGATGTTCTAACTTGG GAGAAAGCTGATTTGATGGTTGAGCTTCGGAAGGAGTTAAGGGTTTCGGATGATGAACACATACAACTTCTCACACAGGTGAATACCAATTCAACTATCCACCAAATAAG agagtggagaaaaactagcTGTTACAAACCAGCTCAGCATGTTCATGATGATTCACTCCATTCAACAATTTCATCTTCTCCAAAGAAACACAACTCATCATCCCAACCG CATCGTCCTGCTGCTCCCTCTTCAGGACGAAGGCTCATCATAAATGGCAGCTCTTATAGTGTTGTTCCCCCGAAAAAACCTATTCAAGAAGAAGCGATAGCAGGAAAAGCTAGGAATGAAATCCATGAGGCTGGGATTGGAATTAACAAAGCTCCCATG GGAAAGAATGGTTTGTATTATGATTCTGGAGAAGCTAATGAGATGGAGGAATGGGTTAATCTCAACAAG ATGCGAGCTGAGGACACAGAATGGGAAAATGAAGAAGGACGGCCAATTCTTCGCATTCTCAGAAGATAA
- the LOC107647906 gene encoding uncharacterized protein LOC107647906 produces the protein MFSHSSNLRSNNINNNNNLQVFSVKASTLPSSSSSSTTSTLSSMKLKRIIHTLIVSHMCRIIRALSKVKEFMLDILNNPTNNIXXXXXXXXKRRNKIIMGSFRLHYNWCSSKSSHVLPVPQRVYEGLCCEESSSTTQSNNGGEDCPDLQLAGYLRWLEEKKVQEVGEEKEKEKEKEMNEIDVLAEMFIANCHEKFRLEKQESDRRFQEMLARSM, from the exons atgttTAGCCACTCATCAAAtctgagaagcaataatattaataataacaataatcttCAAGTATTCTCAGTGAAAGCATCAAcactaccatcatcatcatcatcttcaacaaCTTCAACCTTAAGCTCAATGAAACTAAAGAGAATCATCCACACCCTAATAGTCTCCCACATGTGTAGAATCATTCGTGCATTATCTAAGGTCAAGGAATTTATGCTTGACATTCTCAATAACCCTACCAATAATATT NNNNNNNNNNNNNNNNNNNNNNAAAAGCGTCGCAATAAGATTATAATGGGGTCTTTTAGGCTTCATTACAATTGGTGCTCTTCGAAATCGTCGCATGTTTTGCCGGTTCCTCAACGGGTCTATGAAGGGTTATGCTGTGAAGAATCATCATCAACAACTCAGAGTAACAATGGTGGTGAGGATTGTCCCGATTTGCAACTTGCAGGGTATCTAAGGTGGCTTGAGGAGAAGAAGGTTCAAGAAGTAggtgaagagaaagagaaagagaaagagaaagagatgaATGAGATTGATGTGTTGGCTGAAATGTTCATTGCGAATTGCCATGAGAAGTTCAGGTTGGAGAAGCAAGAATCTGATAGAAGGTTTCAAGAGATGTTAGCTCGAAGCATGTGA